One Gemmatimonadota bacterium DNA window includes the following coding sequences:
- a CDS encoding thioredoxin family protein gives MQTLRTLSLIALAFLFTTAPAFAGTVEVEGEGTPALYVVKVHADWCGSCKALVPILDEVRETMSAEPVLFLTLDVTDADRTGQARLLAAALGIEQHLKTNNKTGLVLVINPSDKTLLETLTKENTADEMIGKIEAHIAETADEDEDMDM, from the coding sequence ATGCAAACCCTACGCACGCTCTCCCTCATCGCCCTCGCCTTTTTGTTCACCACAGCCCCTGCCTTTGCAGGCACCGTCGAAGTAGAAGGCGAAGGCACACCAGCCCTGTACGTGGTCAAAGTACACGCTGACTGGTGCGGCTCCTGCAAGGCACTGGTGCCCATTCTCGACGAAGTCCGAGAAACCATGTCTGCCGAGCCTGTTCTCTTTCTTACCCTGGACGTGACCGACGCAGACCGCACCGGCCAAGCCCGTTTGCTGGCCGCAGCCCTCGGCATAGAGCAACATCTCAAAACCAATAACAAGACCGGGCTGGTCCTGGTCATCAACCCCTCGGACAAAACCCTGCTGGAAACCCTGACTAAGGAAAACACCGCCGATGAAATGATCGGCAAAATCGAGGCCCATATTGCCGAAACTGCGGACGAAGACGAGGACATGGACATGTGA